From Streptomyces zhihengii, the proteins below share one genomic window:
- a CDS encoding helix-turn-helix domain-containing protein, protein MTTGLSPEGTTAAIAALGTLIRGHRIRIGLTQRELADLSTISVRAIRDLEKGKAQRPRTDTIRLIADGLRLGPRARTALEEAVRRGHRGPAAGRTAERAAPPAPLHPLIERQAEAAVLTDELRSGTERLVTLVGLSGVGKTRLALETAARLHDAGLPVLWHTAPGAVADCLPDADDTVAALTADCADYLRGDGSADDLPPSPAAALGDRGALLVLDGVDPAELVFPRLARLQREIPGLRLLLTAAEPWNVPGERLFLVSPLDAPDPAAGVRPEAPAVRLFLGRLRRVRPDLVPGERDLADIAWVCHRLDGHPLALAAAASWLTVCDLRTLRGIVDSDPAALLDPLADGRSGPSLQDRVARTLAALPAGHRQLLAGLCAAGADEFVLEDVLRLTGGPLPHCGRVIRDLLISGVVRPSTDGGRSAFRVLCVVRAALPAAAPAAVAAPSAAA, encoded by the coding sequence ATGACGACCGGCCTCTCCCCGGAGGGCACCACGGCGGCCATCGCCGCCCTCGGCACCCTCATCCGCGGCCACCGGATCCGCATCGGCCTGACCCAGCGGGAACTCGCGGACCTCTCCACCATCAGCGTCCGCGCCATCCGCGACCTGGAGAAGGGCAAGGCCCAGCGCCCCCGCACCGACACCATCCGGCTGATAGCCGACGGGCTGCGCCTCGGACCACGGGCGCGCACCGCCCTGGAGGAAGCGGTCAGACGCGGGCACCGCGGCCCGGCCGCCGGCCGCACGGCCGAGCGCGCCGCGCCCCCCGCCCCCCTCCACCCGCTGATCGAACGGCAGGCGGAAGCCGCCGTCCTCACCGACGAACTCCGCTCGGGCACCGAACGCCTCGTCACCCTCGTCGGTCTCAGCGGCGTCGGCAAGACCCGGCTCGCCCTGGAGACCGCCGCCCGGCTGCACGACGCCGGCCTCCCCGTCCTGTGGCACACCGCCCCCGGAGCCGTCGCCGACTGCCTCCCCGACGCCGACGACACCGTCGCCGCCCTGACCGCCGACTGCGCCGACTACCTCCGCGGCGACGGCTCCGCCGACGACCTGCCGCCCTCCCCGGCCGCCGCCCTCGGCGACCGCGGCGCCCTCCTCGTCCTCGACGGCGTCGACCCCGCGGAGCTCGTCTTCCCCCGGCTCGCCCGCCTCCAGCGGGAGATCCCCGGCCTGCGGCTGCTGCTGACCGCCGCCGAACCGTGGAACGTCCCCGGCGAACGCCTCTTCCTCGTCTCCCCCCTCGACGCCCCCGACCCGGCCGCCGGCGTCCGCCCCGAGGCCCCCGCCGTACGCCTCTTCCTCGGCCGGCTGCGCCGGGTGCGCCCCGATCTCGTCCCCGGCGAACGGGACCTCGCCGACATCGCCTGGGTCTGCCACCGGCTCGACGGGCATCCGCTCGCCCTCGCCGCCGCCGCCTCCTGGCTCACCGTCTGCGACCTGCGCACCCTGCGCGGCATCGTCGACTCCGACCCGGCCGCCCTCCTCGACCCGCTCGCCGACGGCCGCTCCGGCCCCAGCCTCCAGGACCGCGTCGCCCGCACCCTCGCCGCGCTGCCGGCCGGCCACCGGCAGCTCCTCGCCGGACTGTGCGCCGCCGGCGCCGACGAGTTCGTCCTGGAGGACGTGCTGCGCCTCACCGGCGGACCCCTGCCGCACTGCGGCCGCGTCATCCGCGACCTGCTCATCAGCGGCGTCGTCAGACCCAGCACCGACGGCGGCCGTTCCGCCTTCCGCGTGCTGTGCGTCGTCCGCGCCGCGCTCCCCGCCGCCGCCCCCGCGGCCGTTGCTGCCCCCTCGGCTGCCGCCTGA